Within Pseudomonadales bacterium, the genomic segment GCTCAGGTTTTTATGGGTGATGTCGGTGCGCTTGCATTAGGTGCAGCCTTAGGACTGGTGGCAGTGATCACCAGGCATGAGATCGTGTTGTTTATTATGGGCGGCGTTTTTGTGATGGAGACAGTGTCGGTGATTCTACAAGTTGCTTCATTCAAACTCACTGGCAAGCGTATTTTTAGAATGGCGCCCATTCACCATCACTTTGAATTAAAGGGTTGGCCAGAGCCAAAAGTGATTGTGCGCTTCTGGATCATAACAATAATGTTAGTCATTATCGGTTTAACAACATTGAAATTGAGATAAGTCATTGATGCAGGCAGCATTGGAAAGCAACAAGCGATACCTCATTGTTGGCACAGGCGCAACAGGCCTCGCTTGCGCGCGATTTTTTGCTGCTAATACGCTTGATTATGTCTTGCTTGATTCGCGTCCTGATCAATCGGCGAATACGAATCTGCAGATGTTTTTACAACAGCATACGTGCCAATGTTACTTTGGCAATTTGGAAGCATTTGAGTATAGCTCGAAGGATATTATGATTTTGAGCCCCGGTGTTTCGTTACAAGAGAGATTTGTTGCTACTGCACAAAGCAGTGGGGTTGAGCTTTCTAGTGATATAGAAATTTTTGATCGCATTAATGAAAAGCCAGTTATCGCAATCACCGGCTCGAATGGTAAAACCACGATCACAACGATCACGCAAAAGATCCTGCAGGCGATGGGCTTCAACGCCTGTGCAGCTGGAAATATTGGGCTAGCTGCGCTTGATGCACTAGCAGAAGATATCGACGTGTATGTGCTCGAATTATCGAGCTTTCAGCTTGAGCGATATAATCACCTTCAGTCTGTCACGGCCATTGTTGCAAATATCTCTGAAGATCATATGGATCGCTATGACGATTTACAGCAGTATGCCCAGGCGAAATTTTCAATTTATAACAATGCAGGGTATAAGCTGGTCAACTTAGATGATGCTTATAGCGAAAATATTGCTAAACCTTATGCATCGATATCGATGACAGCCGCTGATGCAGATTATGCCTTAAACAATCACTCCATCTTTATTAAAGATAGAGACGTGAATATTGATATCAGTGCAAGCCAGCTTAAAGGTTCACATAATCGTTTTAATCTGCTGGCAGCCGTTGCTTTAGTTGACGGCTTGCTGCGCCATCAAGAATGTACTGACGCTGAAGTCTCGGCTTTATTTTCTCAAGCCCTATCGCTATTAAATGATTTCAAAGGCTTACCGCATCGCTGTGAATATATTGGTGCGGTACATAATATTGAATTTATAAATGATAGTAAGGCGACTAATGTGGGTGCGTGTTTAGCCGCGCTGTCTGGACTACAGCAAGATTATGATCATATCTTTGTGCTGTTAGGCGGTGTTGACAAATCTGCCTCATTTGAACAGTTAGTTGAATTTATCAGTCAGGCAGCGATAGAGCCGATCTTGTTTGGGCAAGATAGCATAAATATTTTAAAGGCATTCCAGGCTAGTGAGTCATCTTTTAAGCCTGTTTGTGTTGATAAGCTTGAGCATGCCTTAAATGAGGCTTATAGGCAGGCGAATCAGCTGCAGCAAGGCCAAAGTGAGCAGCAACGTTTACTGATTCTTCTATCGCCAGCTTGCGCCAGTTTCGATCAGTTTAGTTCGTTTGCTGATAGAGGTACAGCCTTCGTGAGTCAAGTGAAGCAAATGATGAGGGCTGCATGATGCTTGCGCATATGAAAACCATGCAGTTCAGTACTGTTGACGGCTGGAAACAGTCAATGGTTGCGATAGATAAATCGTTTCTTATTCTGGCCTGCAGTTTGCTGTCCATTGGTTTGGTGGTAATGACCTCAGCATCAATAGACTATGCGGCATATAAATTTAATAATCCGCTGCACTTTTTCATGCGGCAAAGTATCTTTTTGCTGATGGGCTTATCTCTTGCCTGTGCGGTCACTGTTACACCGATGTATAAGTGGTATCAGTGGAGTGGTATATGTTTAACCTTAGGCTTTGTGGTTTTGATTGCGGTGTTGATTCCAGGTATTGGTCGAGAGGTGAATGGCTCGATGCGTTGGATTCCCATTGGCCCTATTAATTTACAGAGCTCTGAGCTGGCCAAGCTGTGTATCATGATTTATATGGCGGCGTACTTAGTGAGGCGGCAAGATGAAGTACGTGAAACCTGGCAAGGCTTCATTAAACCGATTTTAGTCGTCAGCGGTATGATTATCTTGTTATTGCTAGAGCCAGACTTTGGCTCATCAGTCGTAATGATTATCGCTACTATGGGTATGATATTTCTTGGTGGTGTGGGGCTAAAACAATTCCTTTCAGTTGCGATGGTTGCTGCTTTGGCAGTGATGCTAATGGCTGTCTCTTCAAGCTATCGTATGGCGCGTTTGAAATGTTTTATAGACCCTTGGCAATATCAATTTGACTGTGGCTATCAACTAACACAGTCTTTAATTGCATTTGGACGTGGTGATTTCTTTGGCCTTGGCTTAGGTAATAGTATCCAAAAATTATTTTACTTACCTGAGGCGCACACAGATTTCGTATTTGCGATTCTTGCAGAGGAAACCGGTTTTTTTGGTGGCCTGGTGATTTTGATCCTATTCAGCGCCTTGATTTATAAAATATTTACCATTGCTAAAGTGGCTGAACAGAAACAGCAGTTATTTAATGCATACTTATGCTATGGCATTGCTTTAGTCATGGCGGCTCAGGTATTTAT encodes:
- the murD gene encoding UDP-N-acetylmuramoyl-L-alanine--D-glutamate ligase — its product is MQAALESNKRYLIVGTGATGLACARFFAANTLDYVLLDSRPDQSANTNLQMFLQQHTCQCYFGNLEAFEYSSKDIMILSPGVSLQERFVATAQSSGVELSSDIEIFDRINEKPVIAITGSNGKTTITTITQKILQAMGFNACAAGNIGLAALDALAEDIDVYVLELSSFQLERYNHLQSVTAIVANISEDHMDRYDDLQQYAQAKFSIYNNAGYKLVNLDDAYSENIAKPYASISMTAADADYALNNHSIFIKDRDVNIDISASQLKGSHNRFNLLAAVALVDGLLRHQECTDAEVSALFSQALSLLNDFKGLPHRCEYIGAVHNIEFINDSKATNVGACLAALSGLQQDYDHIFVLLGGVDKSASFEQLVEFISQAAIEPILFGQDSINILKAFQASESSFKPVCVDKLEHALNEAYRQANQLQQGQSEQQRLLILLSPACASFDQFSSFADRGTAFVSQVKQMMRAA
- the ftsW gene encoding putative lipid II flippase FtsW produces the protein MVAIDKSFLILACSLLSIGLVVMTSASIDYAAYKFNNPLHFFMRQSIFLLMGLSLACAVTVTPMYKWYQWSGICLTLGFVVLIAVLIPGIGREVNGSMRWIPIGPINLQSSELAKLCIMIYMAAYLVRRQDEVRETWQGFIKPILVVSGMIILLLLEPDFGSSVVMIIATMGMIFLGGVGLKQFLSVAMVAALAVMLMAVSSSYRMARLKCFIDPWQYQFDCGYQLTQSLIAFGRGDFFGLGLGNSIQKLFYLPEAHTDFVFAILAEETGFFGGLVILILFSALIYKIFTIAKVAEQKQQLFNAYLCYGIALVMAAQVFINIGVNSGVLPTKGLTLPFFSYGGSSLIVALVMIGFVNRVAIECKLSAIKNASELAKQQQLQSKKKVRKGLKQAGLGKTSAKHDLKPRSSAGFSS